In Gossypium hirsutum isolate 1008001.06 chromosome D06, Gossypium_hirsutum_v2.1, whole genome shotgun sequence, one genomic interval encodes:
- the LOC121218324 gene encoding ER membrane protein complex subunit 7 homolog: MAAVTPLLLLLLLSSAPSFSSGSRNAYNINGRVKIPQGLGLGTKGYALPGRMSNVKVLLNGGQNITFLRPDGYFSFHNIPAGTHLIEVSAIGYFFSPVRVDVSARNPGKVQAALTENRKGLSELVLEPLREEQYYEIREPFSIMSLLKSPMGLMVGFMLAVAFLMPKLVENMDPEEMRRAQEEMRSQGVPSLSSLLPGGARN, translated from the exons ATGGCAGCCGTCACACCACTGCTTTTGCTCCTACTTCTCTCCAGCGCACCATCGTTTTCATCAGG GTCTCGAAATGCGTACAACATCAATGGTAGAGTGAAGATTCCCCAAGGTTTAG GTCTAGGCACAAAAGGGTATGCTTTGCCCGGAAGAATGTCCAACGTCAAAGTTTTACTCAATGGTGGCCAAAACATTACTTTTCTGAGACCTGATGGATACTTTTCATT TCACAACATACCAGCAGGGACTCATTTGATTGAAGTGTCTGCAATCGGCTATTTCTTTTCTCCG GTTAGAGTTGATGTTAGTGCTAGAAACCCAGGCAAGGTGCAGGCAGCATTGACAGAAAACAGGAAGGGTCTCAGTGAATTGGTTTTAGAGCCGTTGAGAGAGGAACAATATTATGAG ATTAGGGAACCTTTCTCCATAATGTCTCTTCTCAAAAGCCCAATGGGTCTCATGGTGGGGTTTATGCTGGCTGTTGCATTCTTAATGCCCAAATTAGTTGAAAACATGG ATCCGGAGGAAATGAGGCGAGCTCAAGAGGAAATGAGAAGCCAAGGGGTTCCTTCTTTATCAAGTTTGCTACCAGGAGGTGCGAGGAATTAA